The Pseudarthrobacter sp. NS4 genome includes a window with the following:
- a CDS encoding anti-sigma factor: MTDMNHGPSGRSGSFGDTVAVDLASGRAVDLAELYALDAVTDHERQAIEDYISTAPEAERLAFQARVRQARETLARTFRVEEEPPADLFKRIVAQLPPKEGPNQDSRPEAGAPVPPAGPDASPEAGDELAKARQRRKERRRPGARRWLAGVAAAAAIALGGVGVGSYLADQNDPLNQVVRAADLREASVEVSGGGTATLLISSSEDAAVVKMNGVPAPPEGKVYQMWLIPKDGSAPVSQGLMDEEALSKPAVVEGISSAAALGITVEPVGGSESPTLPTVAAAPLGA, from the coding sequence ATGACAGACATGAACCATGGACCCAGCGGCCGTTCCGGCTCCTTCGGCGACACTGTTGCCGTGGACCTCGCCTCCGGCCGGGCTGTTGACCTGGCAGAGCTGTATGCCCTGGACGCCGTGACGGACCACGAACGCCAGGCCATCGAGGATTACATCTCGACCGCCCCGGAAGCGGAACGGCTCGCCTTCCAGGCACGGGTCCGCCAGGCGCGCGAGACGCTCGCCCGGACTTTCCGGGTTGAAGAGGAGCCTCCCGCCGATCTGTTCAAGCGCATTGTTGCCCAGTTGCCGCCCAAGGAAGGTCCGAACCAGGACAGCCGGCCCGAGGCCGGCGCTCCCGTTCCCCCTGCTGGCCCGGATGCCAGTCCTGAGGCCGGCGATGAGCTTGCCAAAGCGCGGCAGCGCAGGAAAGAACGGCGCCGGCCCGGTGCCCGCCGCTGGCTTGCCGGAGTGGCAGCAGCAGCAGCCATCGCGCTCGGCGGCGTCGGTGTGGGGTCCTACCTCGCGGACCAGAATGACCCACTGAACCAGGTGGTCCGCGCGGCAGACCTTCGTGAGGCATCCGTGGAGGTCTCCGGGGGCGGCACCGCCACCCTGCTCATCTCCTCGTCCGAGGACGCCGCCGTGGTGAAAATGAACGGCGTCCCGGCACCGCCCGAGGGCAAGGTCTACCAGATGTGGCTGATTCCCAAGGACGGTTCGGCCCCCGTCTCGCAGGGGCTGATGGATGAGGAAGCACTGTCCAAACCCGCAGTAGTGGAGGGTATCTCCTCTGCCGCAGCCCTCGGTATTACCGTCGAACCAGTCGGCGGCTCCGAGTCCCCCACGCTCCCCACCGTTGCGGCCGCACCACTCGGTGCCTGA
- a CDS encoding sigma-70 family RNA polymerase sigma factor, producing the protein METPNAPNYEAAAAVTDSPTDLTQRLSNLLGGIARGDQAAFAEFYQLTSRRVFGMARRVLIDPELSEDTTQEVFLQVWQNAAKFDPQAGSPLSWLMTISHRRAVDKVRSSQSSTDREAKYGASTQDIDHDSVSDEVGSRLEAEAVARCLGTLTETQQESVRLAYYGGLTYREVAERLNAAVPTIKSRIRDGLIRLKTCLGVS; encoded by the coding sequence ATGGAAACTCCCAACGCGCCGAATTATGAGGCTGCAGCCGCAGTAACCGATTCGCCGACTGACCTCACCCAACGCCTTTCCAACCTCTTGGGAGGCATAGCCCGCGGTGACCAAGCGGCTTTTGCGGAGTTCTACCAACTCACCTCACGCAGGGTGTTCGGCATGGCCCGCCGGGTGCTGATCGATCCTGAGCTTAGCGAGGACACCACCCAGGAAGTCTTCCTGCAGGTGTGGCAGAACGCGGCAAAGTTTGATCCCCAGGCCGGCAGCCCGCTCTCCTGGCTGATGACCATTTCGCACCGGCGTGCTGTGGATAAGGTCAGGTCCTCGCAGTCCTCAACGGACCGCGAGGCGAAATACGGCGCCAGCACGCAGGACATCGATCACGACAGCGTTTCCGATGAAGTGGGCAGCAGGCTGGAAGCCGAAGCAGTAGCCCGCTGCCTTGGAACCTTGACGGAAACGCAACAGGAGTCAGTACGCCTGGCATATTACGGCGGTCTCACATACCGGGAGGTCGCAGAACGGCTGAACGCAGCAGTACCTACCATCAAGTCCCGCATCCGCGATGGACTGATCCGATTGAAGACCTGTCTGGGGGTGAGTTGA
- a CDS encoding tRNA (cytidine(34)-2'-O)-methyltransferase, producing MFRILFHAPEIPGNTGNAIRLAAITGAELHLVEPLGFDFSDAKLRRAGLDYHDLAVVTVHKNIDDAWQHLQPERVYAFTSDGTASYTDIAYQPGDVLMFGRESVGLPEELKTDSHVTATVRLPMLPALRSLNLANAASIAVYEAWRQQGFAGART from the coding sequence GTGTTCCGCATCCTCTTCCACGCCCCTGAAATCCCCGGCAATACGGGCAACGCCATCCGGCTTGCTGCTATTACCGGGGCTGAACTGCATCTCGTGGAACCCCTGGGTTTCGACTTCTCAGACGCCAAGCTGCGCCGGGCCGGACTCGATTACCATGACCTCGCCGTCGTCACCGTGCACAAAAACATCGACGACGCCTGGCAGCACCTGCAGCCCGAACGCGTCTACGCGTTCACCTCGGATGGGACGGCCAGCTACACGGACATCGCATACCAGCCGGGGGACGTCCTGATGTTCGGGCGGGAGTCCGTGGGCCTGCCGGAGGAACTCAAAACGGACTCCCATGTCACTGCCACAGTGCGGTTGCCCATGCTGCCCGCCCTGCGTTCCCTGAACCTCGCAAACGCGGCGTCCATTGCAGTGTATGAGGCGTGGCGGCAGCAAGGTTTTGCCGGCGCCCGGACCTGA
- a CDS encoding cysteine desulfurase family protein, translated as MPVYLDHAATTPLSAEALAALTRELARTGNPSSLHGSGRRARRAVEDAREAVAAAAGAHPSEVIFTSGGTESDNLAVKGLYWARVAENPARRRILCSAVEHHAVLDTVEWLERHEGADVTWLPVDGDGVVDLQFLEAELSNDPGTIALVTVMWANNEVGTIQPVHRIVELAHAAGVPMHSDAVQAFGSLPVDFKASGLDAMSVSGHKIGGPVGVGALLLGRAVKLTPVQHGGGQERDVRSGTLDTASIAAFAAAAETAASSLPTEAARITALRDRLIEGVHERVPEAVLRGAPGSGRLPGNAHFTFPGCEGDSLLFLLDLAGVESSTGSACTAGVPRPSHVLLAMGLDEETARGAQRFTLGHASTDADVDALLAALPDAYSRARQAGMAGHESSIQTAGTIARQGLGSR; from the coding sequence GTGCCCGTCTACCTCGATCATGCTGCCACCACCCCGCTTTCGGCTGAGGCTTTGGCTGCCCTGACGCGTGAGCTTGCGCGCACCGGAAACCCATCCTCGCTGCATGGTTCCGGCCGCAGGGCACGGCGGGCGGTGGAGGATGCCCGCGAGGCCGTAGCCGCTGCCGCCGGTGCCCATCCGTCAGAGGTGATCTTCACGTCCGGTGGCACCGAATCTGACAACCTGGCCGTCAAGGGGCTCTATTGGGCCCGTGTGGCAGAAAACCCCGCGCGGCGGCGCATCCTGTGTTCCGCCGTCGAACATCACGCGGTGCTTGACACGGTGGAGTGGTTGGAGCGGCACGAGGGCGCCGACGTGACGTGGCTGCCGGTTGACGGTGACGGCGTGGTGGACCTGCAGTTCCTTGAGGCTGAGCTCTCGAATGATCCCGGCACCATCGCGCTGGTTACCGTGATGTGGGCCAATAATGAGGTGGGCACCATCCAGCCGGTTCACCGTATCGTGGAACTCGCCCATGCCGCCGGAGTTCCGATGCATTCGGACGCCGTGCAGGCGTTTGGTTCGCTTCCCGTGGATTTCAAGGCGTCCGGTCTGGATGCCATGTCCGTCTCCGGGCACAAGATCGGCGGACCGGTAGGGGTGGGTGCCCTCCTGCTCGGGCGCGCGGTCAAGCTGACGCCCGTTCAGCACGGCGGTGGTCAGGAACGGGACGTCCGCTCCGGCACGTTGGACACGGCCTCCATAGCTGCCTTCGCCGCGGCCGCGGAGACTGCCGCTTCCTCGCTGCCCACAGAAGCAGCGCGGATCACTGCCCTTCGCGACCGCCTGATCGAGGGTGTGCACGAGCGGGTCCCGGAGGCCGTCCTCCGCGGCGCCCCTGGGAGCGGGCGGCTCCCCGGCAATGCGCATTTCACATTTCCCGGCTGCGAAGGTGACTCGCTTCTCTTCCTCCTGGACCTGGCCGGGGTGGAATCATCCACCGGCTCGGCTTGCACAGCCGGCGTGCCGCGCCCCTCACACGTGTTGTTGGCCATGGGACTGGACGAGGAAACAGCGCGGGGAGCCCAGCGTTTCACGCTGGGCCATGCGTCCACGGATGCCGACGTCGATGCCTTGCTGGCTGCCCTTCCTGACGCTTATTCACGTGCCCGGCAGGCGGGAATGGCAGGGCATGAGTCTTCGATCCAGACTGCCGGCACCATTGCCCGGCAGGGACTGGGCAGCCGCTGA
- the mnmA gene encoding tRNA 2-thiouridine(34) synthase MnmA, giving the protein MRVLAAMSGGVDSAVAAARAVEAGHDVVGVHLALSRMPGTLRTGSRGCCTIEDSRDAWRACDVLGIPYYVWDFSERFKEDVVQDFIDEYAAGRTPNPCMRCNERIKFAALLEKAIALGFDAVCTGHYAKVIEDADGNRELHRAADWAKDQSYVLGVLTHEQLKHSMFPLADTPSKAEVRAEAERRGLSVANKPDSHDICFIPDGDTAGWLAEKIDMSTGDIVDETGAKVGEHPGANAFTVGQRRGLKLGTPAADGKPRFVLEIRPKENKVVVGPEALLAIDEIRAIKVSWAGLPIAAVETGAEFDCYAQVRAHGDPVPATAYMELGADGAASGQLVVRLTNPLRGVAPGQTVVLYQGRRVLGQATIDAARSLQRAAL; this is encoded by the coding sequence ATGCGAGTTCTAGCAGCCATGAGCGGCGGAGTCGACTCCGCCGTTGCCGCCGCCCGCGCCGTGGAAGCGGGACACGACGTCGTCGGTGTCCACCTGGCGCTGTCCCGGATGCCCGGCACACTGCGTACCGGCAGCCGCGGCTGCTGCACCATCGAAGATTCCCGCGACGCCTGGCGCGCCTGCGATGTCCTCGGCATCCCGTACTACGTGTGGGACTTCTCCGAGCGCTTCAAGGAAGACGTCGTCCAGGACTTTATTGACGAATACGCCGCCGGCCGCACGCCCAATCCCTGCATGCGCTGCAACGAGCGGATCAAGTTCGCGGCGCTGCTGGAAAAGGCCATTGCCCTGGGCTTCGACGCAGTCTGCACGGGGCACTATGCCAAGGTGATCGAAGATGCCGATGGGAACCGTGAGCTGCACCGCGCCGCGGATTGGGCCAAGGACCAGAGTTACGTCCTCGGCGTCCTCACCCACGAGCAGCTCAAGCACTCAATGTTTCCGCTTGCCGATACGCCGTCCAAGGCTGAAGTCCGGGCGGAGGCCGAGCGCCGGGGACTTTCGGTGGCCAACAAGCCGGACAGCCATGACATCTGCTTCATTCCTGATGGTGATACAGCCGGCTGGCTGGCGGAAAAGATCGACATGTCAACTGGCGACATCGTGGACGAGACAGGCGCCAAGGTGGGGGAGCATCCCGGCGCCAACGCCTTCACTGTGGGCCAGCGCCGCGGCCTGAAGCTCGGCACACCGGCCGCTGACGGAAAACCGCGTTTCGTGCTCGAGATCCGGCCCAAGGAAAACAAGGTGGTCGTGGGTCCGGAGGCGCTCCTGGCCATCGACGAAATCCGGGCCATCAAGGTGTCGTGGGCGGGCCTGCCCATCGCCGCGGTGGAAACCGGAGCGGAATTCGACTGCTACGCCCAGGTGCGGGCCCACGGCGACCCGGTGCCGGCCACTGCCTATATGGAGCTGGGCGCAGATGGTGCTGCCTCCGGCCAGTTGGTAGTCCGGCTGACGAACCCTCTTCGGGGTGTGGCGCCGGGGCAAACGGTGGTCCTTTACCAGGGCAGGCGGGTCCTGGGCCAGGCAACCATCGATGCCGCCCGCTCCCTGCAGAGGGCCGCGCTTTAA
- a CDS encoding ABC transporter permease translates to MTTLIDAPPSDADGILPATRKSAGGGLGQYILVRFLLIFPTIFILVTMVFFLMRITGDPITAAMGGRLPADQLQERIQAAGYDRPILVQYFEYLGQLATGNFGRTLTDNRAVVEMLTTYGSATLELSINALLVALVVGIPLGMVAAHRRDKAPDAVLRVFAILCYATPVFFAGMLLKLTFSVWLGWLPVAGRAKTSSELALTSLQAPTGIYWLDALRSGNMAALADVVAHSVLPAVALGLLTAGIFLRLVRTNVIGTLGRDYVEAGRSRGVSEYRLVTKHAYKPALIPIITVMGLQIAVMLGGAVLTEKTFEWKGLGFQLANYLTARDFVAVQGIVVLLAIIVAMTNFIVDIIAALIDPRVRY, encoded by the coding sequence ATGACGACTTTGATTGACGCGCCGCCCAGCGACGCGGACGGAATACTCCCTGCCACCAGGAAATCCGCCGGCGGCGGACTGGGACAATACATCCTGGTCCGGTTCCTGCTGATTTTCCCCACAATTTTTATCCTCGTGACCATGGTCTTTTTCCTGATGAGGATCACGGGAGACCCCATTACGGCTGCGATGGGCGGTCGGCTGCCAGCTGACCAGCTCCAGGAGCGGATCCAGGCTGCCGGCTACGACCGGCCCATTCTGGTCCAGTACTTCGAATACCTCGGGCAGCTGGCTACCGGCAACTTCGGCCGGACCCTCACGGACAACCGTGCCGTCGTCGAAATGCTGACCACATACGGTTCCGCCACCCTGGAACTGAGCATCAACGCACTGCTCGTCGCCCTGGTGGTGGGGATTCCCCTTGGCATGGTCGCCGCCCACCGCAGGGACAAGGCACCGGACGCCGTGCTGCGGGTGTTCGCGATCCTCTGCTACGCCACGCCCGTGTTCTTTGCGGGAATGCTGCTGAAGCTGACTTTCTCGGTCTGGCTGGGCTGGCTGCCGGTGGCGGGCAGGGCAAAGACTTCAAGCGAGCTCGCGCTGACGTCGCTCCAGGCCCCAACAGGCATCTACTGGCTGGACGCCCTGCGAAGCGGCAATATGGCCGCGCTGGCTGACGTGGTTGCGCACTCCGTGCTGCCGGCAGTTGCCCTCGGACTGCTGACGGCCGGGATTTTCCTCCGCCTCGTCCGGACCAACGTCATTGGTACTCTCGGCCGGGATTATGTGGAAGCCGGCCGGTCCAGGGGAGTCAGCGAATACCGCCTGGTCACCAAGCACGCCTACAAACCAGCCCTGATCCCGATCATTACCGTGATGGGCCTGCAGATCGCAGTGATGCTCGGCGGCGCCGTGCTCACCGAGAAGACCTTCGAATGGAAAGGGCTGGGATTCCAGCTGGCCAATTACCTCACCGCGCGCGACTTTGTCGCCGTCCAGGGCATCGTGGTGCTGCTGGCGATCATTGTGGCCATGACCAATTTCATCGTGGACATCATCGCCGCGCTGATTGACCCCCGCGTGAGGTACTGA
- a CDS encoding J domain-containing protein, whose translation MTESSSSHYQVLRVAITATEKEIKVAYRRAARTAHPDHGGDAAAFRRVTAAYETLIDPQRRKAYDRSYAAGSVRDSSADNEPHFDAPPAGSRASATVHRPGSARSTAGDPPIYVPPFTPGEVPLIPPAQASQQVHGMPRKRGIFGAEARIQREMRTVQLLTRQVLPPIPAARLINGLQSPADNSHIDHAVLSGYRLALINSMLLPKGAYAWDGRTLNHGARSIAPPQLAHLVRAMQDIFPELNVTGWTVVLSPSGNLHEPVIDQHRRSAGALESVQIVNGAGMVRGVKEFLASGPAPNTVNVPVLARLLRGMH comes from the coding sequence TTGACCGAGAGCAGCAGCTCCCACTACCAGGTCCTTCGGGTGGCCATCACCGCCACCGAGAAGGAAATCAAGGTGGCCTACCGCCGTGCTGCCCGCACCGCCCATCCGGACCACGGGGGTGACGCTGCGGCCTTCCGGAGGGTAACAGCGGCTTACGAAACCCTCATCGATCCCCAGCGCCGAAAAGCATACGACCGTTCCTATGCCGCAGGCAGTGTCAGGGACAGTTCCGCCGACAATGAACCGCACTTCGATGCTCCTCCTGCAGGCAGCCGGGCGTCCGCCACCGTCCACCGGCCCGGCAGCGCCAGGAGCACGGCCGGGGATCCGCCCATCTACGTGCCGCCGTTCACCCCAGGCGAGGTTCCGCTTATTCCGCCTGCACAGGCCAGCCAGCAGGTTCACGGGATGCCCCGCAAACGCGGCATCTTCGGAGCTGAAGCAAGGATCCAAAGGGAGATGCGCACAGTCCAGCTCCTGACCCGCCAGGTGTTGCCCCCCATTCCGGCAGCCCGGCTCATCAACGGCCTTCAGTCGCCGGCAGATAACAGCCACATTGACCACGCCGTACTTTCCGGGTACCGGCTGGCACTCATCAATTCCATGCTCCTTCCCAAAGGCGCGTACGCCTGGGACGGAAGGACCCTCAACCATGGCGCGCGCAGCATCGCCCCGCCACAGCTGGCCCACCTGGTGCGGGCAATGCAGGACATCTTTCCGGAACTGAACGTCACAGGCTGGACAGTGGTTCTCAGTCCCAGCGGAAACCTGCACGAGCCGGTCATCGACCAGCACCGGCGTTCTGCGGGTGCACTCGAGTCGGTCCAGATTGTCAACGGTGCAGGGATGGTGCGTGGAGTCAAGGAGTTCCTGGCCTCCGGTCCGGCGCCCAATACCGTGAATGTGCCCGTGCTGGCCAGGCTGTTGCGCGGCATGCACTGA
- a CDS encoding ABC transporter substrate-binding protein, whose product MTKSNKALHGAIALAGISALALTACTGPSGGGGTATEGAGGAITYGTTDKVVTLDPAGSYDGGSFMVMNQIYPFLLNYAPGTADATPDIAESASFTSPTEYTVKLKPDLKFANGNTLDSSDVVFSFNRVKNIDDPNGPASLLSNMEKIEATDPNTVVFTLVAGNDQVFPGVLASNPGPIVDEEVFPADKVLDDDAIVAAKPFAGQYTIDSYKKNELVSFKPNPDYQGLLGKAANDGATLKHYADPNNLKLDVQQGNIDVAGRILTATDVADLESDSNVKVHKGPGGELRYMVFNFDTMPFGTKTPDADPSKALAVRQAIAHLVDRDVIASQVFKNTYTPVYSYVPKEFEGATEPLKSLYGDGSGKPSLDKAKKVLADAGVTSVVDLKLQYTDRYGTSAADEYALVKEQLEKSGLFTVDLKSTEWTTYTKERRADAYPVYQLGWFPDYSDADNYLTPFFIPGNFLGNHYENPAVTDIVKKQLVTTDKAERSELLGQAQEAVAKDLSTLPLLQGAQVMVAGTDVQGVEKTLDPSFKTRLGVMSK is encoded by the coding sequence ATGACGAAGAGCAACAAAGCACTGCACGGCGCCATCGCGCTGGCAGGCATCTCCGCCCTTGCACTGACTGCCTGCACGGGCCCCTCAGGCGGCGGCGGAACGGCAACCGAGGGAGCAGGTGGCGCCATCACCTACGGTACGACTGACAAGGTGGTCACGCTCGACCCCGCCGGCTCCTACGACGGCGGGTCCTTTATGGTGATGAACCAGATCTATCCCTTCCTGCTCAATTACGCGCCGGGGACGGCCGACGCCACCCCGGATATCGCAGAATCGGCTTCCTTCACCAGCCCCACGGAATACACGGTAAAGCTGAAGCCGGACCTGAAGTTTGCCAACGGCAACACGCTCGACTCCTCCGACGTCGTCTTCTCCTTCAACAGGGTCAAGAACATCGACGATCCCAACGGCCCTGCCTCCCTGCTGTCCAACATGGAAAAGATCGAGGCCACGGACCCCAACACCGTGGTCTTCACGCTCGTGGCCGGCAACGACCAGGTCTTCCCCGGGGTCCTGGCGTCCAACCCCGGCCCCATCGTGGACGAGGAAGTCTTCCCTGCGGACAAGGTCCTGGACGACGACGCCATCGTTGCGGCGAAACCCTTCGCGGGGCAGTACACCATTGACAGTTACAAGAAGAACGAACTGGTCAGCTTCAAGCCCAACCCCGACTACCAGGGCCTGCTGGGCAAGGCGGCGAACGACGGTGCAACGCTCAAGCACTACGCCGACCCGAACAACCTTAAACTCGACGTCCAGCAAGGCAACATTGACGTTGCCGGCAGGATCCTGACGGCAACTGACGTGGCTGACCTTGAGTCCGACAGCAATGTAAAGGTCCACAAGGGCCCCGGCGGGGAACTGCGCTACATGGTGTTCAACTTCGACACCATGCCCTTCGGCACCAAGACGCCCGACGCCGACCCCTCCAAGGCGCTGGCCGTCCGGCAGGCTATTGCGCACCTGGTGGACCGGGACGTCATTGCGTCCCAGGTCTTCAAGAACACCTACACCCCTGTCTACTCATACGTTCCAAAGGAATTCGAAGGCGCAACCGAGCCGCTGAAGAGCCTTTACGGTGACGGCAGCGGCAAGCCCAGCCTGGACAAGGCCAAGAAGGTCCTCGCCGATGCCGGCGTGACCTCCGTCGTCGACCTGAAGCTGCAGTACACCGACAGGTACGGCACGTCCGCCGCGGACGAATACGCCCTGGTGAAGGAACAGCTCGAAAAGTCTGGTCTTTTCACCGTTGACCTCAAGTCCACGGAATGGACCACTTACACCAAGGAACGCCGGGCCGACGCCTACCCCGTCTACCAGCTCGGCTGGTTCCCGGATTACTCCGACGCGGACAACTACCTCACGCCGTTCTTCATTCCGGGAAACTTCCTCGGGAACCACTACGAGAACCCGGCCGTGACCGACATCGTCAAAAAGCAGCTGGTCACCACAGACAAGGCGGAACGGAGCGAGCTGCTGGGCCAGGCCCAGGAGGCCGTTGCCAAGGACCTCTCCACGCTGCCGCTGCTGCAGGGCGCCCAGGTGATGGTTGCCGGAACGGATGTACAGGGCGTTGAAAAGACCCTTGACCCGTCGTTCAAGACCCGACTTGGCGTGATGTCCAAGTAG
- a CDS encoding PIG-L deacetylase family protein, translating into MTASNTQAQSPFNPATNRIGRVLCFAAHPDDIDFGAAGTIAAWTAAGVEVSYCIMTDGDAGGFDPAHRADIIALRDSEQRRAAELVGVTDIHYLHERDGYLEPSHEVMKGVVRLIRQIRPDVVLSMHPERNWRRIQKSHPDHLAVGEAVTRAVYPAVENPFAYPELAEAGLEAYKLPWLWLYAGPEDRENHFVDVTDHVDAKLKAIHVHVSQHPDVEAMEATVRHGMCTNAVRAGLPEGRSAEAFHVVAVNGPGTIAGF; encoded by the coding sequence TTGACTGCCTCCAACACGCAGGCACAGAGCCCGTTCAACCCGGCCACGAACCGGATTGGGCGGGTGCTCTGTTTTGCGGCCCACCCGGACGACATCGACTTTGGGGCCGCCGGCACCATCGCAGCGTGGACGGCGGCGGGGGTCGAGGTCAGCTACTGCATCATGACCGACGGTGACGCCGGCGGCTTCGACCCGGCCCACCGGGCGGACATCATCGCCCTGCGGGACTCCGAACAGCGCCGCGCAGCGGAGCTGGTGGGTGTCACCGACATCCATTACCTGCATGAACGGGACGGCTACCTCGAACCCTCGCACGAGGTGATGAAGGGCGTGGTGAGGTTGATCCGCCAAATCCGTCCCGACGTCGTACTGTCCATGCATCCGGAACGGAACTGGCGAAGGATCCAAAAGAGCCACCCGGACCATCTTGCCGTGGGTGAGGCAGTAACCCGGGCCGTCTATCCTGCAGTGGAAAATCCGTTCGCCTACCCGGAACTCGCCGAGGCCGGGCTGGAAGCCTACAAACTGCCGTGGCTGTGGCTTTACGCCGGGCCCGAGGACAGGGAGAACCACTTTGTGGATGTCACGGACCACGTCGACGCCAAGCTGAAGGCGATCCACGTCCACGTCAGCCAGCACCCCGACGTGGAGGCCATGGAGGCAACTGTCCGCCACGGGATGTGCACGAATGCCGTGCGGGCAGGCCTTCCGGAGGGCCGCAGCGCGGAAGCGTTCCATGTTGTTGCGGTCAACGGCCCCGGCACCATTGCGGGCTTTTAG
- a CDS encoding ABC transporter permease: MSIPDVPVPVANSRAPLYRRLPVISHFNKSVGLQRGMLVAGLVLTGAFMLTALFAPLLAPYGFAQLSDGDGNFPTQQAPGGKHLLGTTVSGYDVLSRVIWGAQTAILVIVVAVTMSIVVGVVLGLVSGYLGGWLDRILVVIADAVYAFPSLLVAIVMAIVISGGQSSLIGGIFAAGTAITLVFIPQYFRVIRAETVRLKAEPFVESAKVVGASNIRIMSRHIYRNATRTLPLIFTLNASEAILTLAGLGFLGFGIEPSSAAEWGFDLNKALADTTSGIWWTGLFPGLAIVLTVVGLTLVGESINDLNDPRLRGRKAAAKGTPDSPAAAQAATEVEVRGS, encoded by the coding sequence ATGAGCATCCCCGACGTGCCCGTTCCGGTCGCAAATTCCAGGGCCCCGCTGTACCGGAGGCTTCCGGTGATCTCCCACTTCAACAAGAGCGTGGGACTCCAGCGCGGCATGCTGGTGGCCGGGCTGGTCCTGACCGGCGCCTTTATGCTGACTGCACTGTTCGCACCACTGCTCGCCCCGTACGGCTTTGCCCAGCTGTCCGACGGCGATGGCAACTTTCCCACCCAGCAGGCCCCGGGCGGGAAGCACCTGCTCGGCACAACAGTAAGCGGATACGACGTCCTGTCCCGCGTAATCTGGGGCGCGCAGACAGCCATCCTGGTGATTGTCGTGGCCGTAACCATGTCGATTGTGGTTGGCGTGGTCCTGGGCCTGGTGAGCGGATACCTCGGCGGCTGGCTGGACCGGATCCTGGTAGTGATCGCCGACGCCGTCTATGCGTTTCCGTCACTGCTGGTGGCAATTGTTATGGCCATCGTGATCAGCGGTGGCCAGTCCAGCCTCATCGGCGGCATCTTCGCGGCCGGCACGGCCATCACGCTGGTATTCATTCCACAGTATTTCCGGGTCATCAGGGCCGAGACGGTGAGGTTGAAGGCTGAACCGTTCGTTGAGTCCGCCAAGGTGGTGGGCGCGTCCAACATCAGGATCATGAGCCGCCACATCTACCGCAACGCCACGCGGACCCTGCCCCTGATCTTCACCCTCAACGCTTCCGAGGCAATCCTGACCCTGGCGGGCCTGGGCTTCCTTGGCTTCGGCATCGAGCCCAGCTCAGCTGCCGAATGGGGCTTTGACCTGAACAAGGCGCTCGCCGATACCACCTCCGGAATCTGGTGGACCGGCCTGTTCCCCGGCCTGGCCATCGTGCTCACCGTGGTGGGCCTGACATTGGTGGGCGAAAGCATCAACGACCTGAACGATCCGCGCCTCCGCGGCCGCAAGGCAGCAGCCAAAGGCACCCCGGATTCACCTGCCGCGGCGCAGGCCGCTACTGAAGTGGAAGTGAGAGGATCATGA